Proteins from a single region of Bradyrhizobium diazoefficiens:
- the rplL gene encoding 50S ribosomal protein L7/L12: MADLQKIVDDLSSLTVLEAAELAKLLEEKWGVSAAAAVAVAGPAAGGAAAAPVEEKTEFTVVLAAAGDKKIEVIKEVRAITGLGLKEAKDLVEGAPKPVKEGVNKDEADKIKAQLEKAGAKVELK, from the coding sequence ATGGCTGACTTGCAGAAGATCGTTGACGACCTCTCGAGCCTCACCGTGCTCGAAGCTGCCGAGCTCGCGAAGCTCCTCGAAGAGAAGTGGGGCGTTTCGGCTGCCGCGGCCGTCGCCGTGGCCGGCCCGGCTGCTGGTGGCGCTGCTGCCGCTCCGGTCGAAGAGAAGACCGAGTTCACGGTCGTTCTGGCCGCCGCCGGCGACAAGAAGATCGAGGTCATCAAGGAAGTCCGCGCCATCACCGGCCTGGGCCTGAAGGAAGCAAAGGACCTCGTCGAGGGCGCGCCGAAGCCTGTCAAGGAAGGCGTGAACAAGGACGAAGCCGATAAGATCAAGGCCCAGCTCGAGAAGGCTGGCGCGAAGGTCGAGCTCAAGTAA
- the rplJ gene encoding 50S ribosomal protein L10, translating into MERAAKKEAVEQLNGVFKTTSVAVVAQYSGLTVAQMQKLRQQMKQAGASVKVSKNRLAKIALEGTDVVAIGPMLKGPTVIATSNDPVAAPKVAIEFAKANEKFVIIGGSMGKTVLNVDGVKALASLPSLDELRAKIVGLIVAPATKLAQLANAPAGKLARVIQAHASKGEAA; encoded by the coding sequence GTGGAACGAGCGGCAAAAAAAGAGGCGGTCGAACAGCTCAACGGGGTCTTCAAGACCACGAGCGTCGCGGTCGTTGCTCAATATTCCGGCCTCACCGTCGCCCAGATGCAGAAGCTGCGCCAGCAGATGAAGCAGGCGGGTGCCTCGGTGAAGGTCTCGAAGAACCGTCTCGCCAAAATTGCTCTTGAAGGCACTGACGTCGTTGCCATCGGCCCCATGCTGAAGGGACCGACCGTGATCGCCACTTCGAACGATCCGGTAGCGGCGCCAAAGGTCGCCATCGAATTCGCCAAGGCGAACGAAAAGTTCGTCATCATTGGCGGCTCGATGGGAAAGACCGTCCTGAATGTCGACGGCGTGAAGGCGCTTGCCTCGCTGCCGTCGCTTGACGAACTGCGTGCCAAGATCGTCGGCCTGATTGTGGCCCCGGCGACCAAGCTCGCTCAGCTCGCCAATGCGCCCGCGGGCAAGCTCGCGCGCGTCATCCAGGCTCATGCCTCAAAGGGCGAAGCGGCCTGA